Part of the Sphingobium sp. TKS genome is shown below.
CTTGGCTGGTATGCCGCAGGGCTGAGTAGTGCTCTGTCGGATTTCGACCCAAAGTGGACGTTTGATAATATCGTCATCCCTGCGAAAGATGGAATCTCGAGCGATAACGCACGACCTGGCCTCAAGAGATCCCAGCTTTCGCTGAGATGACGGAAATAAGGGCCATCTTACCCATTGCCGCTCCGGGTTTCGCGGCCAGACAATCACCCAAGCTCATCCAAAAGGCCGGCGACGCCGTCGCCCCGCATATAATTCTTTCCATCTCAGCGCTTCACGCTGCATCTGACTTGGGTTAGTCCCCTCAAGATCATGCACGGGGGCAATTTTTCGCGATGAGGGTGAAGTAGGGCGTAATGACGTTGACCCCACTTGCCGCCGTGATTCTCGGCGTCGTGCTGGCCGCATGGCTGGGCGCGGCGATCTGGGCGCTGTCCAGCGGCCAGCGCCGGCGTCGCGAAGGCATGCAGGCTCAGGGCAAGCTGGATCGGCTGTCGGTTCTGCTTGCCTCCGCACCGGCCGCCCCCATCGTCATCCACCCCGATGGCCGGCTGGAAGCGGCCGACCGGCTTGCCAAATGGCTTGGCAAGGATCGGGTGCCGACCTTCGTGTCCGAATTGACCGCACCCGACGGCGGCCTGGAAGCCGATGACGCCGCCGCATTGGCGCAGGAAATCGCCGCCGCCCAGCGCGCGGGCCGCAGCTTCGCGCTGCCGGTGCGGGGCGTCGATTCGTCCCGCCTGTTGCTGGTGCGGGGCGCGCCCGCGGGGCCGGTATTGGCCGAAAGCGGCGGGGTCGTGCTCTGGATTTTCGACGCGACCGACAGCCAGTCGGAAATCCAGACGCTGAAGGGCAAGGTCGAACAGCTCCGCGAGGCGCTGGAAGCACTGGCGGGACTGGTGGAGGCGGCGCCCTTCCCGATGTGGCATCGCACGGCGGACATGCGGCTCAGCCTCGTCAACACCGCCTATGTCCGGGCGGTGGACGGCGAAAGCGCCCGCGAAGTCATTGCCCATGGCACCGAACTGGTCGAGACGGTCGGCGGCCTCACACCGCAAGCCGCCGCTGCTCAGACGCTTGCCGACGGTACGCCCGTCGAGCGCATGGTGCCCGCCACGATCGACGGCGAGAGGCGGACCATGCGCGTCGTCGACGTCCCGCTCGGGACGGCGGGCGTGGCCGGTTTCGCGATGGACCAGAATGAGCTGGAACAGTCCCGCGTCGAACATCGGCGGTTGGAGGCGGCGCAGCGGGACTTGCTGGACCGCCTGTCCGCCGGCGTGGCGCGCTTTGGGTCCGACCGGGCATTGCGCTTCTGGAACCAGCCCTTCATGAGCCTGTTCGGGCTTGACCAGGAGTGGCTGGCGGACAATCCGCCCTTCGAGCGGGTGCTGGACCAGATGCGCGAAGCGCGGCGACTGCCCGAAAACCGGGATTTCCCGGCGTGGCGCGCGGAAAGGCGCGACTGGTTCCTCTCGCCCGATCCCCGCGAGGAAAATTGGCTGCTGGCCGACGGCACCCATTTGCGCGTCTATGGGCAGCCTTTGCCCGATGGCGGGCTGTTGCTGATCTTCGAGGATCGGACCGAGCAAGTCCAGTTGTCGAGCGCGCGCGATACGCTGCTCCGCGTCCGCACGGCGACATTCGACAATCTGTTCGAATCGATCGGCGTATTTTCCTCCGATGGGCGCCTGCACCTTTGGAACAGCCGTTTCCGCTCGATCTGGGACGTGTCCGAGGATTTGCTGGCGAAGCATCCGCGCATCGACGAACTGATGCGAGCGGTCCAATCGCGCCTGGCCAAGCCGCAGCAGGCGAATCTCGTTCGCGAACTGGTGCGGGCCGCCACGGTGGAACGCAAGCAGCGCGTCGGTCATGTCGGCTTCGCGGATGGGCGCATCTTCGAATTCGCAGCGATCCCGCTGCCCGACGGCAATGCGCTGTTCACCATGCTCGACGTCACCGACAGCCGCCGCGTGGAACAGGTGCTGCGCGACCGCAACGACGCGCTGGAGCAGGCGGATAAGGTGAAGACCGCCTTCGTCACCAATATGAGCTATGAGTTGCGCACGCCGCTCACCACCATCGCCGGTTTCGCGGAAATGATGAGCGCGGGTTATGCGGGAGAGCTCAGCACGTCCGCCAGGGAATATGTCGACGGCATCCTGCAGAGCACCAACCGGCTCTCCATGCTGATCGACAATGTTCTGGATTTGACGCAGGGCGAGGCGGGGATGCTGCCCATAGAAAAAGCGCCGGTGGACCTGGCGGTGGAAGCCCGCGACGCCGTGGCGCGGATCAAGGGCGACGCCACCGCCAAGGGGATCGACCTTGCCATGTCGCTCCAGTCCAGCCTGGGCACGGTGCAGGGCGACAAGCGCCGGATCGGGCAGGCGCTGGATCATCTGCTGGAAAATGCGGTGCGCTATTGCAGCCGGGGCGGCCGCGTTCTGCTGCATGGCGACGGCACGGCGGACAATGCGCGTCTTGTCGTGTCGGATAATGGTCCGGGCATCAGCGCCAAGCGGCAGGGGACCATCTTCGACGCTTCCTCCCGGACCGAGCAGGCGCGCAACGGCGGCAAGGCGGGGATCGGCCTGCCGCTCGCCAGGCAATTGGCGCAGGCGCATGGCGGGACGCTTCAACTGGTGTCGGAACCGGGGCAGGGCACCATGGTCGTGATCGAGCTGCCCCGTGACTGAGAACGAAATCATCCTGGCGGGGGAGGGCGAGATGCTGGCATTCGGGCATCGTCTGGCCGCGCTTGTCCGCATAGGTGACGTGATCGCGCTGGAAGGCGGACTTGGCGCAGGCAAGACGACGTTGGCCCGAGGCATATTGGAAGGGCTGGGGCTGGAGGAAGAAGCGCCTAGTCCCAGCTTCGCCATCGTCCAGCCCTATGACATTCCCGAAGTCCGCCTGCCCGTTGCTCATGTCGACCTCTACCGGCTCGACAGGCCCGAGGAAGCGGAGGAACTGGCGCTGGACGAGTATCTGATGGACAGCCTGCTGATCGTCGAATGGCCCGACCGGCTGGGAGAGGGCGCCTGGCCCGAAGCCTTGCGGTTCCACATCGGCATCGAACTCGATGGCGCTCGGCGCTTGACAGCGCGCGCGCCGGACGCTTGGACGGAGCGATGGTCACAGATATGATCCCGCCCGCCGCCGCTCCCGCTTTCCTCGCGCAAGCGGGGTGGGAGCATGCCGCCATCGTGCCGCTGGCTGGCGATGCGTCTTTCCGCCGCTATTTCCGCGTGATCGACGGTGCGCGCCGGGCGGTGCTGATGGACGCGCCGCCACCCCATGAAGACCCGCGCCCCTTTATCGCCATTGCAGAGCATCTGACGGCGAACGGTTTTGCCGCGCCACAGATATTGGCCCGCGATCTGGAAGAAGGGCTGGTTCTGATCGAGGATTTCGGTGATCTGCGCGTCAAGGAGCATGTCGAGGACGTGCCCGACGCGGAATGGGATGTGTATAGCCGCGCCGTCGATTTGCTGGCTGCCCTGCATCGTCTGCCGCCCGCCGATGTTCCGCCCTATGACCGCGCAGTCTATCAGCGCGAAGCCGGCCTTCTGACCGAATATTATTGTCCTGCCATTGGTCTGCCGGTGGATGAGGATGCCTATGCCGAGGCTTGGGACGCGGTCCTGCCGATCGTCGAGCAATCGGCCAGCCCGGTCGTCACGGTGCTGCGCGATTATCACGCGGAAAATATCATGCTGATCGACCGGGCGGCTTCCCATGGGCTGGGTCTGCTCGATTTTCAGGACGCGCTGGCCGGGCACCCGGCCTATGACCTCGTTTCGTTGCTCCAGGATGCGCGGCGCGACGTGCCTCCCGCGCTGGAGGCGGCGATGCTCGACCATTATCGCGCCATCGCCAATCCGCCAGCGGATTTCGACGCCGCCTATGCTGTGCTGGGCGCGCAGCGCAATGCGAAGATCATCGGTATCTTCACCCGTTTGTGGAAGCGCGACGGCAAACCGCGCTATCTGTCCTATCTGCCGCGCATGTGGGATTTGCTGGAGCGCGACCTCGCCCATCCCGCGCTGGCGCCCGTGGCGGCTTGGTTCGCGGCCAATATTCCTGCCGACAAGCGTCATCACGCGTTACAGGATTTCACCCCCGCATGATCGATACCGCGATGCTGATGGCCGCAGGATTGGGCAAGCGCATGCGCCCTTTGACCGCGACCCGCCCCAAGCCGCTGGTCAAGGTGGCGGGCAAGCCGCTGATGGACCATGCGCTGGATCGGCTGGCGGCGGGTGGCATCAGGAAGCTGGTGGTCAATGTCCACTATCTGGCCGACACGGTCGAGGCGCATCTGCATGCGCATTGCAACGGCATGCAGGTGGCGATTTCCGACGAACGCCGGAAGCTGCTGGAGACCGGCGGCGGGTTGATCCATGCCAGGGAGCAGCTTGGCGATGCGCCCTTTTTCTGCGCCAACAGCGACAATCTGTGGATCGACGGCCCACAGGAAACGCTGGGCATGATGCGGAAGATCTGGGATCCGGAGCGCATGGACGCCCTGCTGCTGCTGGTCCCGCTGGCCCGCGCCAATTGCCATAAGGGGCCGGGCGATTTTCATATGGACGCGAACGGCCGGCTGACCCGGCGCAAGACGGCCCATGTCGCGCCCTTCGTGTTTACCGGCGTCCAGATCATGTCGCCCAGCCTGCTTGTCGATCCGCCGTCGGAGGTCTTTTCGACCAATGTCTTCTGGAATCGGGCGATAGAGGCGGGGCGCCTCTATGGCGTCTCGCACCAGGGCTTGTGGTTCGATGTCGGCACGCCGCAGGCCATCCCCGCCGTGGAGACGATGCTGGCCGATGGGTGACCGCACCCGCCCGGCGCTGTTCAACATACCGGCGCACCGCGCCTTTTCCGATGCGCTGGTCGCGGGCCTCCTCGCCCAGCATGGCGGCGATCCGATGCGGCTGGCGCAGGGCATGATCCTGTTGCCCAATAATCGCGCCGTCCGGTCGGTCAGCGACGCTTTCGTGCGGAAATCGGGCGGCGGGCTGCTATTGCCGCGCCTTGTCGCATTGGGTGATGCCGATCTGGGCGAACAGGTCGGCAGCGCGCTCGATCCGCTGGGCGAGGACGAGGCTGTGCCGCCCGCCATAGCGCCGATGCGCCGCCAGATGATCCTGGCGCGGATGGTCCAGCAGGCATCGGCGCACCCGGTGGACGCGGGGCAGGCATTGCAACTCGCCCAGGCGCTGGGCACGGTCCTCGATCAGATACAGGTTGAGCGGCTTTCGGTCACCGCGCTGGCCGATCTCACTTTGTCCGACGAACTGTCGCAGCATTGGCAGACCTCGCTCAAGCTGTTCGGCATCCTATTGGCGCAATGGCCGCAGGAACTAGCGCGGCTCGGTTGCATCGATCTGGCGGATCGCCGCAATCGGCTGCTGGATCGTGTGTCCGCCCGCTGGGCGAAGGCGCCGCCCGAGGGCTTCGTCATTGCCGCGGGCATGTCCACGACGGCCCCGGCGATTGCCGCGCTGCTGCGGCGGATCGCGCTGCTGCCCAAGGGCGCTGTAGTCTTTGCCGGTCTGGATCAGGAGATGGATGGCGACGCCTGGGATGCTATCGGTCCCTTTGACGCCGATCCACTGACCGGCCGGGCGCCCGCGGGGCATGAAACCCATCCCCAATACGCCCTGAAGCGCCTGCTCGACCGGATGAGCGCGACGCGTGACGATGTGGCGCTCTGGCGCTGGGGCAGCGAGCATGACGCCCGCGCCGTGCGGGGACGCAATATTTCCAACGCCATGCTGCCGCCGCGCCTAACCAGCCGCTGGCGCGATCTCAAGACGGCGGATCGCTCGCTCGCGGGGGTGGAGGCGCTGGAGGTCGCGACACCCGGCGAGGAGGCGCAGGCCATCGCCATTGCTCTGCGCGAAGCGGTGGAGACGCCGGGCCGCACCGCCGCTCTGGTGACGCCGGACCGGCAATTGGCGACCCGCGTGTCCGCGCATCTCAAGCGCTGGGGCATCGACGCCGACGATTCCGCCGGGCAACCGCTGTCTCGCTTGCCGCCCGGAACCTTGCTGATCGCCATGGCGGAAGCATTGGCGGAACGCTTTGCGCCGGTTGCGTTGCTAACCCTGCTCAAGCATCCGCTCGTCATGCGCGGGGAGGGGCGGCTCGCCTGGCTGGAGGGCGTGCGGGGTCTCGACCTGCTGCTGCGCGGGCCAAGGCCGCAGGCGGGGATCGTCGGTCTCGACCTGCTGCTTGGCGACCGCGAGGGTGAAGATCGGCAGCGCACGCTGCGCGCTCGCACGCGGCATTGGTGGGCGGAAGCCCGCACCCTGCTCGAACCGTTGGAACAAGCCTTTCTGGCCGCGCCGGACCTGGCCGGGCAGTTGGCGGTCATTCGCGAACATGCCGGTCGCCTGTCGCGCGATGCGGTCTGGGCCGGGCATCAGGGCCATGCCGCCGCCGACCTCTTCGCTGAGATGGAGGAGGCGGCTAGCGAAGGGCCGCGCCAGGCCGACATACGTGCGCTGCCAGCCCTGTTCGACCATCTTCTGGGCGGGCTGTCGGTGCGCCCGCCGCAGGGGGGACATCCTCGCATCAGCATCCTTGGCCTGATCGAAGCGCGGTTGGTGCAGACGGACCTGATGATCCTGAGCGGCCTTAACGAGGGTACATGGCCGGGCTTGCCCGCGCCCGATCCCTGGCTGGCGCCCCGCATCCGGCGGGAAATCGGGCTGCCGGGACTGGAAAGCCGGATCGGCCTTGCCGCCCATGATTTTGCGAGTGCCTTGGGTGCGCCGCAAATCCTTATCACGCGGGCCCGGCGCGGATCGGGCGGCCCGGCGGTCGCTTCGCGCTTCTGGCTGCGGCTGAAGGCCATGACGGGGCCGCAATGGAAAAGCGCCGATCGCTATGCCGCGCTGGCGCAAGCGATCGATGATGCGGCGGACCACCGGCCCGCCAGCCGCCCCGCGCCGGTGCCGCCGCTGTCGGTGCGCCCGAAAGTCATTCCCGTCACCGATGTCGATCGGTTGAAGGCCGACCCTTACGCCTTTTACGCCAAGCGCATCCTGCGTCTGGCGCGGCTCGATCCGGTGGACGCCGATGCCGGGCCGGCCTGGCGCGGCACGGCGGTACATGAAATCCTCCAGCAATGGGCAGAGGCGGGCAGCCGCGACCTGGCCGATCTCGAAGCCCGTGCGCGGGCGATGTTCGACCAGCCGAATGTGCATCCCTTGCTGAAAGCGCTCTGGCAGCCGCGCCTGATCGAAGCGATCCGTTGGATCGCCGCCGAGGTGGCGAGCGACCTCGCCGCTGGGCGCAAGATCCTTTCCGTCGAGATTGACGGCCGTGCGGACATTGCAGGGGTCACGCTCACCGGCAAGGCCGACCGCATCGACCTGCTGCCGGACGGGAAGCTCGGCATTGTCGACTACAAGACCGGCAAGCCCCCCAGCGCCCGGCAGGTCAAGGCTGGCTATGCGCTTCAGCTCGGATTGCTGGGCCTGATCGCGGAGCATGACGGCTTTCCCGGTCCCCACACGGCGCCTGTGGCGGGGAGCTTCGAATATTGGTCGCTCGCCAAGAAGGGCGACGCCTTTGGCTATCGGGAAAGCCCGGTCGATCCGATGGGCAAGCGGGACAAGATCATCACCGCCGACTTCACCTCCCAAGTCTACGCGCAGTTCGAGGATATTGCCGCCACCTACCTCCTCGGTTCGGCGCCCTTCGATGCGCAGGTGAACCCCGAAGTCGCGAACTATGGCGATTATGACCAGCTCATGCGGCTGGAGGAATGGTATGGCCGCGACGATGGCTAAAAAGGCCAAGGCTCTGCAACCGCTGGCCGGCGCCCAGGCGCAGGCCGCCGCGCCCGACGCCCATGTGTGGCTGTCGGCATCGGCGGGCACGGGCAAGACCCATGTGCTGACCGCGCGCGTTTTCCGTCTGCTGCTGCAAGGGGTGCGGCCGGAAAATATCCTCTGCCTGACCTTTACCAAGGCGGGCGCGGCGGAGATGGCCGATCGCATCCATGACCGGCTCGCCGCCTGGGTGCAGATGGAGGAAGGCGATCTCTTCCACGATCTGGAGGCTTTGAGCGAGGAGTCCGGCCCGGAAGCCCGCGACCGGGCGCGCCGCCTTTTTGCCGAAGTGCTGGAGTCGACTGGCGGCGGCCTGCGCATCCAGACGATTCACGGCTTTTGTCAGCAATTGCTGACCGCTTTTCCGCTGGAGGCCGACTTGCCGCCCGGTTTCCGGCCGCTCGATCAGCGCGAGCAGGCAACACTGGCGCGCCAAACGCTGGCCGACATGGTGGTGGTCGCACAACAGCAGGGCGACGATGCGCTGATCGAAGCTTTGCAGGCGCTCAGCCTGCGCATGGGCGAGGGAGGCGCGGAGAATTTCCTGCTGCGCTGTGCGGCCCGGCTGGACGCGCTCAAGGCCTTGCCGGAGGATATCGCGCCCTGGCTGCTGCGGGAACTGGAACTGCCCGAAGGCGATATCGACGCTCATATAGCCACACAGTGCGCGGACGACCTGTTCGATATGCGCACGCTGATATGGATCGCGCAGGCCAATGCGGATTGGGGCACGGGTCGGGCGCTGGAGCGCTGCGACCGGATCGCGCGCTGGCGGAATCTCGATCCGGCGGCGCGGGCGGCCACGCTCACCGATCTCCATGTCGTCTGGGCGAAGGCCGATGGCGAACTGATCTCTACCGCCAAAGGCTGGGCGCCCCCGGTGGATGGCTATGGGGACGCCATTGCACGCATCCATGAGCGTTGTGCCGAACTGTTGGGCCTCAGGCTCCGCGCCGCCTATGCCGCTTTGCTCGCCAAGGCTCTGCACGCCGGGCGGGTTTATGCCCGCGCCTATGCCCAGGCCAAGCAACTTGCGGGCGCGGTCGATTTCGACGACCTGATCGCCAACACCGCGCAACTTCTGTCCCAGCCCGGCATTGCCGACTGGATACGCTACAAGCTTGATCAGCGCATCGACCATATATTGGTGGACGAGGCGCAGGATACCAATGTCAGCCAGTGGCAGATCGTCGGCGCGCTGGCGGCGGAGTTTTTCGCAGGCGAAGGGGCGAAGGGCGACAAGGTCCGCACCATCTTCACCGTGGGCGATTTCAAGCAGGCGATCTTCGGTTTTCAGGGCACCAGCCCCGAATCTTTCCGGGCCGCGCAGATCGTCTTCCAGCGCCATGCCGAGGATGCGAGTCATCCTTTTTACGACCTCTCGCTTCAGCACAGCTTCCGCTCGACGCCCGCGGTTCTGGATGTGGTCGACCGCACCATCGCGACGCTGCGCGCCGAGCGTTTCGGGCTGGAACCGGGCGAAGTCCGGCATATCAGCGCGAATCGCTTCCCCGGCGAAGTGCTGCTCTGGAAGCCTGTGGTCGCGGGCCTGTCCGACGAGGCCGAGGGGGAAGAGGATTGGGCCGCCGATCAGGAGCGCGTTCTGGCGCAAACCATTGCGCGCCAGATCAGGCAGCGGATCGATGACGGGCTGATGCTGGAAAGCCGGGGCCGCCCGGTGACGGCGGGCGACTTCATGATCCTGGTCCGCCGCCGCAGCGAACTGGCGCGGCTGATCGTGGCCCGGCTCTATGAGGAAAAGGTCGCGGTGGCGGGCATCGACCGCCTGCGGTTGAACGCGCCGCTGGCGGTGCGCGATCTGCTGGCGGCGCTGCGCTTTGCCGTGCAGCCGGAGGATGATCTGAACCTCGCCGCGCTGCTGGTCTCGCCGCTGATCGGGTGGACGCAGGACGCGTTGATGGACCGCCTCATCAACCGGCGCGCCGGGCTGTGGCAGCATCTGACGCAGACGCTGGACGCTGCGCTGCTGGAGCCTTTGCGCCAGTTGCTGGGGCAGGCGGACTTCACCACCCCCTATCGCTATCTGGAGGCGATATTGTCCGGCCCGATGGATGGCCGCCGCCGCCTGATCGAGCGCCTGGGCTCCGAAGCCGCCGATCCGATCGAGGAATTGCTGAACGCCGCGCTCGCCTTCGAGAATGACGATTATCCCTCGCTCCAGCGCTTCATCGACTGGTTCGACCGGGGCGAGGTGGAGATCGTACGCGATGCCGCCGCGCAGGGCGATTCGCTGCGTCTGCTGACGGTGCATGGCGCCAAGGGTTTGCAGGCGCCCATCGTCATTCTTGCTGATGCCTGCCTTGATCCGGATGCGGGTAATCGCGCGGATTCGCTCGAATGGAACGGGTTGCCGATCATCGCGCCGCGCAAGGCGGAACGGCAGGGCGCGATCGGACAGGTGGCAGAGGAAGCGAGCGCCGTCGAACGCGCCGAGCATTGGCGCCTGCTCTATGTCGCCCTGACGCGAGCGGAAGAAAGGTTGGTCGTCGCCGGATCGCTCGGACCCAGGGCCAAGGGGGAGGTCAAGCCCGAAAGCTGGTATGCGGCTGTCGAAGGTGCGCTGATCTCGCTGGAGGCGGAATGGGAGGCCGATCCGCTCTGGGGTGCGCGGCGCAGTTGGCGCGGGAGTGAGATTCTCCCCTCGAAACCGGCGGAACATGGCATCGCGGAAAATCAGGCGGTTCACAACGAGCCATCCTGGTTGCGTCGTCCCGCTCCAGCGGAAGCGCGGCCGCCGCGTCCCTTGGCGCCGTCTGCCGCTGTGGAGGATGATGTGCCCTATCCGCCGCCGACCCCTGCGATGCGGGATGCGGCCGAGCGGGGCCGCTGGTTGCATCGGCTGTTCGAGCGGCTGGCCGATGTGCCGCCCGACAGCCGCCGCCTGCGTGCCGACAAATGGCTGGCGCAACAGGGTCTTGCCGATCCTGCGCGGCGGCATGACGTCATCAAGCAGACGTTGCGCGTTATCGAAGACCCGCAATTTGCCGGGCTTTTCGGACCGGATGCGCTGGCCGAAGCGCCGATCGCCGCTGTCGTGGGCGAGGCGGTGATCGCCGGAACCGTCGACCGGCTGCGCATCAGCGACGGTCTGGTGCAACTGATCGATTTCAAGACAGGCCGCATATCGCCGCTTGTCGTGGAGGAGGTTCCGTTGGCCCATGTCCGGCAGATGGCGGCCTATGCCGCCGCGTTGCAGGTGATCTTCCCCGATCGCAGGATCGAGGCGGGGCTGCTCTACACCGCTGCGCCCCGGCTCATCACCCTGCCGCCCGAGCTGCTGGCGCGGCACAAGCCGGCCTTTCCGTCCGCGCAGGAGAATTTGCCGCTTCCGCCCGTTGAGACCGACGCCACTCCGTCCTAAATATCTGCCAACCGAAGGAGATACCAAAAATGGCTACCAAGGCAGTCACCGACCTGAGCTTCAAGCAGGACGTCATCGATGCGGACAAGCCTGTCCTCGTCGATTTCTGGGCGGAATGGTGCGGCCCGTGCAAGATGATCGGCCCCGCTCTGGAAGAAATTTCGGAAGAACTGGCTGACAAGGTCGTCATCGCGAAGATCAATATCGACGAAAATCCCGATGCGCCCGGCAAATATGGCGTGCGCGGCATTCCGACGATGATCCTCTTCAAAAATGGCGAAGCCGCCGCCACCAAGGTCGGCGCGGCGCCCAAGAGCGCGCTCAAGGGCTGGATCGAAAGCGTTCTTTGATGGAATGAGGAAAGGTCGGTCACGGCCTTTCCAAAATATGCTCCTGCGTTCGCAGGAGCATATTTTATCTTAGGTCAGCGGGATCATGACGGTCTCGGCATAGGCTGGCCTTTCGCGTAGCCTGTCATACCAGGCGCGCGCATGCGGCACCTTTGGCCGCTCCATCTCCAGCGTGAAGAAAGTATGGGCATAGACGCCCATCGGCACGTCCGCGACGCCGAAGCTTTCCCCCGACAGCCAGGGCTGCCCGGCCAATGCGCGGTCGAGGATCAGCATCGCTTCACCCGATGTCCGCGCCGACTTCGCCAAGGCCGCCGCATCCCGATCTTCCGCTTTCCTGCGGATCAGGTTCACAAAGGCATCCCGCTGCGCATCGGCAAAGCTGAACTGCCAATCCATCCATTTGTCGCCCTGCGCCCGTGCAGCGGGATCGGCGGGCCACATCGGCTCAGGCGCATAGCGTCCAGCCAGATAGCGCAGGATCGCGTTGGATTCCCACAGCATAACATCGCCATCCTCGATCGTCGGGATCAGCCGGTTGGGGTTCATCTCCACATAGGCGTCGTTCATGCCGAACTGGCCGCCGACATCATGGCGAACATAAGGCAGGCCTATTTCGCCAGCGAACCAGGCCACCTTCTTCACATTATGCGAGTTGAGGCGTCCCCAGATCGTCAGCATGTCCGTCCTTTCCCTATTTCAGCGGAACAGCCGCTCCGCCGCCAGATCCCAAAGGCGCGGGGACGAAGCCCCCAGCAGCCCGCGCCGCAGATCGCCCACGACATAGGGCGATCCGTCCAGCCGCTGGCACCGCCCGCCCGCCTCATTGAGAAACAGCGTTCCCGCCGCATGATCCCAGGGCAAAGTGCGCGCGAAGACCGAAATGTCGTTCTGCCCCAGCACCAGGCGCGGATATTGCTCCGCAGCGCAGCGGGGAATATCCACCAATTGGAAACTGGCCTTCGACCGGCGCTTGATGTCGGCGCGTTCTTCATCGGTCATGAAATAGACGGCGAGTGCGGCGATTGGCAGCGCTTCGCCGCTTTCCCGGGCATAGACCTGCTTGCCATCGATATGGCTGCCCGCGCCCAATATGGCATGGCATAGACGTCCCGTCAGCGGGTCCAATATCCACCCGGCCAGGATTGTCCCCGCATCGGCCAGCGCGACCATGATGCCGAAGGGCGGCTTTCCCGCTGCGAAATTCCCCGTTCCGTCGATTGGGTCGATGATCCAATTGAGGCCGTCGCCTGCGCGGTCCAGGATGGCGGGATCGGCAGCGCAGGCTTCCTCCCCGATGATGCCCGCTTCCGGCAATATGGCGGCCAGCCCTTCGGCCAGTCGGATTTCGCTTTCCTTGTCCGCGATGGTGACGAGGTCGTCGGCCGCTTTCTCGCTGACTTCATGGCTGGCGAGATTCTGGTAGCGCGGCATCACGACGTCCCGCGCCACTTCGCGCATCAGCGCGACGACAGGATCGTGCAATTCGATCGGCATCGGCTCCGCCCTATTCTCAGCTACGATAATCCGCGTTGATCGAGATATAGCCGTGAGTCAGGTCGCATGTCCAAACTGTCGCCCGACCGTCGCCAAGCCCCAGATCGACGCCGATCAATATGTCCTGTCCCTTGAGATGGGCTGCCACCGGCACTTCGTCATAGCCCTCGACCGCCAGGCCGCCGGAAGCCACCTGAGTCGCGCCGAAACGGATGGAAAGCCTGTCCCGATCGGCAGGCTCGCCCGCCTTGCCGATTGCGGCCACCACGCGGCCCCAATTGGCGTCCTCCCCGGCAATGGCCGTCTTCACCAGCGGCGAATTGGCGATGGAAAGGGCGATGCGATGCGCGCTCGGATCGTTTTCCGCGCCCTCGACGGTGATCTCGACGAATTTCGTCGCGCCTTCCCCGTCGCG
Proteins encoded:
- a CDS encoding sensor histidine kinase, which gives rise to MTLTPLAAVILGVVLAAWLGAAIWALSSGQRRRREGMQAQGKLDRLSVLLASAPAAPIVIHPDGRLEAADRLAKWLGKDRVPTFVSELTAPDGGLEADDAAALAQEIAAAQRAGRSFALPVRGVDSSRLLLVRGAPAGPVLAESGGVVLWIFDATDSQSEIQTLKGKVEQLREALEALAGLVEAAPFPMWHRTADMRLSLVNTAYVRAVDGESAREVIAHGTELVETVGGLTPQAAAAQTLADGTPVERMVPATIDGERRTMRVVDVPLGTAGVAGFAMDQNELEQSRVEHRRLEAAQRDLLDRLSAGVARFGSDRALRFWNQPFMSLFGLDQEWLADNPPFERVLDQMREARRLPENRDFPAWRAERRDWFLSPDPREENWLLADGTHLRVYGQPLPDGGLLLIFEDRTEQVQLSSARDTLLRVRTATFDNLFESIGVFSSDGRLHLWNSRFRSIWDVSEDLLAKHPRIDELMRAVQSRLAKPQQANLVRELVRAATVERKQRVGHVGFADGRIFEFAAIPLPDGNALFTMLDVTDSRRVEQVLRDRNDALEQADKVKTAFVTNMSYELRTPLTTIAGFAEMMSAGYAGELSTSAREYVDGILQSTNRLSMLIDNVLDLTQGEAGMLPIEKAPVDLAVEARDAVARIKGDATAKGIDLAMSLQSSLGTVQGDKRRIGQALDHLLENAVRYCSRGGRVLLHGDGTADNARLVVSDNGPGISAKRQGTIFDASSRTEQARNGGKAGIGLPLARQLAQAHGGTLQLVSEPGQGTMVVIELPRD
- a CDS encoding nucleotidyltransferase family protein — its product is MIDTAMLMAAGLGKRMRPLTATRPKPLVKVAGKPLMDHALDRLAAGGIRKLVVNVHYLADTVEAHLHAHCNGMQVAISDERRKLLETGGGLIHAREQLGDAPFFCANSDNLWIDGPQETLGMMRKIWDPERMDALLLLVPLARANCHKGPGDFHMDANGRLTRRKTAHVAPFVFTGVQIMSPSLLVDPPSEVFSTNVFWNRAIEAGRLYGVSHQGLWFDVGTPQAIPAVETMLADG
- a CDS encoding aminoglycoside phosphotransferase family protein, whose protein sequence is MIPPAAAPAFLAQAGWEHAAIVPLAGDASFRRYFRVIDGARRAVLMDAPPPHEDPRPFIAIAEHLTANGFAAPQILARDLEEGLVLIEDFGDLRVKEHVEDVPDAEWDVYSRAVDLLAALHRLPPADVPPYDRAVYQREAGLLTEYYCPAIGLPVDEDAYAEAWDAVLPIVEQSASPVVTVLRDYHAENIMLIDRAASHGLGLLDFQDALAGHPAYDLVSLLQDARRDVPPALEAAMLDHYRAIANPPADFDAAYAVLGAQRNAKIIGIFTRLWKRDGKPRYLSYLPRMWDLLERDLAHPALAPVAAWFAANIPADKRHHALQDFTPA
- the tsaE gene encoding tRNA (adenosine(37)-N6)-threonylcarbamoyltransferase complex ATPase subunit type 1 TsaE, translating into MTENEIILAGEGEMLAFGHRLAALVRIGDVIALEGGLGAGKTTLARGILEGLGLEEEAPSPSFAIVQPYDIPEVRLPVAHVDLYRLDRPEEAEELALDEYLMDSLLIVEWPDRLGEGAWPEALRFHIGIELDGARRLTARAPDAWTERWSQI